The following are encoded in a window of Solidesulfovibrio magneticus RS-1 genomic DNA:
- a CDS encoding ammonia-forming cytochrome c nitrite reductase subunit c552, whose protein sequence is MRGKLLYKLAMGAALAAFLFVPYACSPPKPEPVKTVVIPDGEIDPAVWGKAYPEEYETWKMTEQPTPAGKSKYKRGFDADRITYDKLAEFPYMALLFNGWGFGVEYNEPRGHAYMVRDQLEIDSTRLKAGGVCLTCKSPYAPLLVKEMGVDYYKLPFKDVLNKIPEQFRTLGVACIDCHNNKDMSLTVSRGFSLTPALEGMGVDWKKLTRQEMRSVVCAQCHVTYNIPKDKEMQSVGVFFPWQYGKWGAITVEDVIKKIKSDDSVKEWKQTVTGFKMAFMRHPEFEFYSNNSVHWKAGAACADCHMPYTKVGVRKVSDHRVTSPLKNDMKACIQCHTESPDWLKQQVITIQDRTASLQIRAGNATATTAKLFEAVHKAKEQGKAIDQALYDQAKDFYEEAFYRSLYIGAENSMGFHNPTEALRVLGDSVAFAVKAEAYLRQVLTKAGVDVPIKVDLELAKYLEGRGAKKLGAPADQEFKDPMGVQDRF, encoded by the coding sequence ATGCGGGGCAAACTGTTGTACAAATTGGCCATGGGCGCGGCGCTGGCCGCCTTTCTCTTCGTCCCCTACGCCTGCTCGCCGCCCAAGCCCGAGCCGGTCAAGACCGTGGTCATCCCCGACGGCGAGATCGATCCGGCCGTATGGGGCAAAGCCTATCCGGAAGAGTACGAAACTTGGAAGATGACCGAGCAGCCCACCCCTGCCGGCAAGAGCAAATACAAACGCGGTTTTGACGCCGATCGCATCACCTACGACAAACTGGCCGAGTTTCCCTACATGGCCTTGCTCTTTAACGGCTGGGGTTTCGGCGTGGAATACAACGAGCCGCGCGGCCATGCCTACATGGTGCGCGACCAGCTGGAAATCGACTCGACCCGGCTCAAGGCCGGCGGCGTCTGCCTGACCTGCAAAAGCCCCTATGCGCCGCTTCTGGTCAAGGAAATGGGCGTCGATTACTACAAGCTGCCCTTCAAGGACGTGCTCAACAAGATTCCCGAGCAGTTCCGCACCCTGGGCGTGGCTTGTATCGACTGCCACAATAACAAGGACATGTCGCTCACCGTCTCGCGCGGCTTCAGCCTGACGCCGGCCTTGGAAGGCATGGGCGTGGACTGGAAAAAGCTCACCCGCCAGGAAATGCGCTCCGTGGTTTGCGCTCAGTGCCACGTGACGTACAACATCCCCAAGGACAAGGAAATGCAGTCCGTGGGCGTGTTCTTCCCCTGGCAGTACGGCAAGTGGGGCGCCATCACCGTCGAGGACGTCATCAAGAAGATCAAGAGCGACGACTCGGTCAAGGAATGGAAGCAGACCGTCACCGGCTTCAAGATGGCCTTCATGCGCCATCCCGAGTTTGAATTCTATTCCAACAACAGCGTGCACTGGAAGGCCGGCGCGGCCTGTGCCGACTGCCACATGCCCTACACCAAGGTGGGCGTGCGCAAGGTGTCCGACCACCGGGTGACCAGCCCGCTCAAAAACGACATGAAGGCCTGCATCCAGTGCCACACCGAAAGCCCGGACTGGCTCAAGCAGCAGGTCATCACCATCCAGGACCGCACCGCCTCGCTGCAGATCCGGGCCGGCAACGCCACGGCCACCACGGCCAAGCTCTTCGAGGCCGTGCACAAGGCCAAGGAGCAGGGCAAGGCCATCGATCAGGCCCTTTACGACCAGGCCAAGGACTTCTACGAGGAAGCCTTCTACCGGTCGCTGTACATCGGCGCGGAAAACTCCATGGGCTTCCACAACCCCACCGAAGCCCTGCGCGTGCTTGGCGACTCCGTGGCCTTTGCCGTCAAGGCCGAGGCCTACCTGCGCCAGGTGCTGACCAAGGCCGGCGTGGACGTGCCCATCAAGGTCGATCTTGAACTGGCCAAGTACCTGGAAGGCCGCGGCGCCAAGAAGCTCGGCGCGCCCGCCGACCAGGAGTTCAAGGACCCCATGGGCGTCCAGGATCGCTTCTAA
- a CDS encoding CBS domain-containing protein, whose amino-acid sequence MRLRELMRTNLSRARRDTPFGDLVAAHRRRDSRLVYVVDEADRLLGVVSCYDLLRAALPFYVDSGLARALPEDAAVLRDGFAAACRDKTAGDVMTAEVVTVSPDDTVFAAEAYFAEGRHNVLPVVDAMGRVVGEVTRRTILVVLAGSCGL is encoded by the coding sequence ATGCGTCTGCGCGAACTGATGCGAACCAACCTCTCCCGGGCACGCCGCGACACCCCCTTTGGCGACCTGGTCGCCGCCCATCGCCGTCGCGATTCCCGGCTCGTGTATGTTGTGGACGAAGCCGACCGGCTGCTTGGCGTGGTCAGCTGCTACGACCTGCTGCGGGCCGCTCTGCCCTTTTACGTGGATTCGGGGTTGGCCCGGGCCCTGCCCGAGGACGCCGCCGTGCTGCGCGACGGCTTTGCCGCCGCCTGCCGCGACAAGACCGCCGGCGACGTCATGACCGCCGAGGTCGTCACCGTGTCCCCGGACGACACGGTGTTCGCTGCCGAGGCCTATTTCGCCGAAGGCCGCCACAACGTCCTGCCCGTGGTCGACGCGATGGGCCGGGTGGTGGGCGAAGTCACCCGGCGCACCATTCTCGTGGTCCTGGCCGGTTCCTGCGGCCTGTAG
- a CDS encoding zinc metalloprotease HtpX, translating to MTSQIKTALLLGLLTALILIVGQAMGGRTGLVIAFGMALVMNVGSYWFSDKIVLAMYGARELSPADAPGLHAMVEELARNGGIPKPRVMIIAQEAPNAFATGRDPAHGVVAVTEGILRLLSPEELRGVIAHELGHIKNRDILVQSIAAVLGGAIVMMANMLQWGAIFGLGRSSDDEEGGGSGVVGSLLMAILAPIAASLIQMAISRSREYLADATGAQLSGTPLALAGALGKLDAYSRQIPMNANPATENMFIVNPFAGMSMASLFSTHPPTEDRIRRLRDMAGR from the coding sequence ATGACGAGCCAGATCAAGACCGCCTTGCTGCTTGGACTGCTTACCGCGCTCATTCTCATCGTCGGCCAGGCCATGGGAGGCCGCACCGGCCTGGTCATCGCCTTTGGCATGGCCCTGGTCATGAACGTCGGCAGCTACTGGTTTTCCGACAAGATCGTGCTGGCCATGTACGGCGCGCGCGAACTGTCCCCGGCCGACGCCCCGGGTCTGCACGCCATGGTCGAGGAGCTGGCCCGAAACGGCGGCATCCCCAAGCCCCGGGTGATGATCATCGCCCAGGAGGCCCCCAACGCCTTTGCCACGGGCCGCGATCCCGCCCACGGCGTGGTGGCCGTCACCGAAGGCATCCTGCGCCTGCTCTCGCCCGAGGAGCTGCGCGGCGTCATCGCCCATGAGCTGGGCCACATCAAAAACCGCGACATCCTCGTGCAGTCCATCGCCGCCGTGCTCGGTGGGGCCATCGTCATGATGGCCAACATGCTGCAATGGGGCGCTATTTTTGGCCTTGGCCGCAGCAGTGATGATGAAGAAGGCGGCGGCTCCGGGGTGGTCGGCAGCCTGCTCATGGCGATCTTGGCCCCCATCGCGGCCTCGCTTATTCAGATGGCCATTTCCCGCTCCCGGGAATACCTGGCCGACGCCACCGGCGCGCAGCTCTCCGGCACGCCCCTGGCCCTGGCCGGGGCCCTGGGCAAGCTCGACGCCTATTCCCGCCAGATTCCCATGAACGCCAATCCGGCCACGGAAAACATGTTCATCGTCAATCCCTTTGCCGGCATGTCCATGGCTTCGCTTTTTTCCACCCACCCGCCCACCGAGGACCGCATTCGCCGGCTGCGCGACATGGCCGGGCGCTAG
- the nrfH gene encoding cytochrome c nitrite reductase small subunit yields the protein MGHAGKGGVRLLVVAGLVVVGVGLFLALGPPGLLAKSETPDFCASCHVMESQYEAWFHHGAHKRIRCVDCHLPNDNTASHYLWKSIDGMKDVVVFHSGRVPDDIRISAHGKEVVQANCIRCHETAVEMIDQKRWCWDCHRRTMHRHVGVPFTR from the coding sequence ATGGGACATGCCGGCAAAGGGGGCGTGCGGCTCCTTGTCGTGGCGGGGCTTGTGGTCGTTGGCGTGGGACTGTTCCTGGCCCTTGGCCCGCCGGGGCTCTTGGCCAAGTCCGAAACGCCCGACTTTTGCGCTTCCTGCCACGTCATGGAGTCGCAGTACGAGGCCTGGTTCCACCACGGAGCGCACAAACGCATCCGTTGCGTGGACTGCCATCTGCCCAACGACAACACGGCCAGCCACTATCTGTGGAAAAGCATCGACGGAATGAAGGACGTGGTCGTCTTCCATTCCGGCCGGGTGCCCGACGACATCCGGATCTCGGCCCACGGCAAGGAAGTGGTGCAGGCCAACTGCATCCGCTGCCACGAAACGGCCGTGGAAATGATCGACCAGAAGCGCTGGTGCTGGGACTGCCACCGCCGGACCATGCACCGGCATGTGGGCGTGCCGTTTACGCGCTAA
- a CDS encoding SLC13 family permease, translating to MFWIATAIFVGAYAVIVSEKINKTKVALFGAALTLATKVLTQHDALHDADLGVDWNVIFLLISMMIMVNIMTKTGVFQYVAVRAAKIARGEPFAIMAILAVVTALASAFLDNVTTVLLLAPVTLLVAKELEIDPVPFLITEALASNIGGTATLIGDPPNIMIASKAGLDFMDFIVHLTPAIIIVMAAWMFVWKLVFGQRLHVGAAQKARILAMDEGALIRDPALLKKSGLILGLTILGFTLHGFLGFEPATIALLGASTLLLISGEDPQKVFEDVEWPTIFFFIGLFIIIGGTVKAGLIEVFSQKVIALTHPTKDSMFVLSMVMVWFSGIASAIVDNIPFVATMNPLLAELAEKVLGPETGLTGPALYTHPTMLPVWWALALGACLGGNGTAIGASANVIVVGLSEKAGHKITFARFLKYGAPVTLGTIAISMGYIYLRYYVLGW from the coding sequence ATGTTCTGGATCGCCACCGCCATCTTCGTCGGCGCGTATGCCGTCATCGTCTCGGAAAAGATCAACAAGACCAAGGTGGCGCTTTTCGGCGCGGCGCTCACCCTGGCGACCAAGGTGCTCACCCAGCACGACGCCCTCCACGACGCCGACCTCGGCGTCGACTGGAACGTCATTTTCCTGCTCATCTCCATGATGATCATGGTCAACATCATGACCAAGACGGGCGTGTTCCAGTATGTGGCCGTGCGCGCCGCCAAAATCGCCCGGGGCGAGCCCTTTGCCATCATGGCCATCCTGGCCGTGGTCACGGCCCTGGCCTCGGCTTTCCTCGACAACGTCACCACCGTGCTGCTCCTGGCCCCGGTGACGCTGCTGGTGGCCAAGGAATTGGAAATCGACCCCGTGCCCTTTCTCATCACCGAGGCCCTGGCCTCCAACATCGGCGGCACGGCCACGCTCATTGGCGACCCGCCCAACATCATGATCGCCTCCAAGGCCGGCCTGGACTTCATGGACTTCATCGTCCACCTCACCCCGGCCATCATCATCGTCATGGCCGCCTGGATGTTCGTCTGGAAACTTGTCTTCGGCCAACGCCTGCATGTGGGCGCGGCCCAGAAAGCCCGCATCCTGGCCATGGACGAGGGCGCGCTCATTCGTGACCCGGCCCTTCTCAAGAAATCCGGCCTGATCCTTGGGCTGACCATCTTGGGCTTCACCCTCCACGGCTTTCTCGGCTTCGAGCCGGCCACCATCGCCCTGCTCGGGGCCTCGACGTTGCTGCTCATTTCCGGCGAGGACCCGCAAAAGGTCTTCGAGGACGTGGAGTGGCCCACCATTTTCTTCTTCATTGGCCTTTTCATCATCATCGGCGGCACGGTGAAAGCCGGGCTCATCGAGGTGTTTTCCCAGAAGGTCATTGCGCTCACCCACCCCACCAAGGACTCCATGTTTGTGCTGTCCATGGTCATGGTCTGGTTTTCCGGCATCGCCTCGGCCATCGTGGACAATATCCCGTTTGTGGCCACCATGAATCCGCTTCTGGCCGAGCTGGCCGAGAAGGTCCTCGGCCCGGAAACAGGCCTCACCGGTCCGGCGCTTTACACCCACCCCACCATGCTGCCGGTCTGGTGGGCCCTGGCCCTGGGAGCTTGCCTTGGCGGCAACGGCACGGCCATCGGGGCCTCGGCCAACGTCATCGTGGTCGGGCTGTCGGAAAAGGCCGGCCACAAGATCACCTTCGCCCGCTTCCTCAAGTACGGCGCGCCGGTGACGCTGGGGACCATCGCCATCTCCATGGGCTACATCTACTTGCGCTACTACGTCCTTGGCTGGTAG
- a CDS encoding VanZ family protein translates to MLESKAFQRTAMAVWLFSVASVCYLSLLPAIELPVKFWNADKVYHLIGYGWLGFLPLFAFARGGTARNAAYLMIPLGALLEWGQSFVPGRASSMMDAVANAVGVFIGIWLAETLMARCRGCKGLGGDVERM, encoded by the coding sequence ATGCTCGAATCCAAGGCTTTTCAGCGCACCGCCATGGCCGTGTGGCTTTTTTCCGTGGCCTCGGTGTGCTACCTCTCCCTGCTGCCGGCCATCGAACTGCCGGTCAAATTCTGGAACGCCGACAAGGTCTACCACCTCATCGGCTACGGCTGGCTCGGCTTCTTGCCCCTTTTCGCCTTCGCCCGGGGCGGGACGGCCCGAAACGCCGCCTACCTGATGATTCCCCTGGGCGCTCTCCTCGAATGGGGCCAGTCCTTCGTGCCCGGCCGGGCCTCCAGCATGATGGACGCCGTGGCCAACGCCGTGGGCGTCTTTATCGGCATCTGGCTGGCCGAAACCCTCATGGCCCGCTGCCGTGGCTGCAAAGGCCTTGGCGGGGATGTTGAGCGGATGTAA
- a CDS encoding GNAT family N-acetyltransferase, producing MSRKPCFRAADSRDAARCHEIEQSAYEGAEAATLEKIALRIDLYPEGFVVMEIDGQVAGFINSGCARKVVMSDEAFKELVGHDPDAPNVVILSVVIDPAMQGRGYARLMMEEFVERMARMGKATIHLMCKERHVGLYAKFGFQYDKPSASDHGGMSWHEMVRRLDAPALSATPHGDGA from the coding sequence ATGTCCAGAAAGCCTTGTTTTCGCGCAGCTGATAGCCGTGATGCGGCGCGCTGCCACGAGATAGAGCAATCCGCTTACGAAGGGGCGGAAGCCGCCACCCTGGAAAAGATCGCCCTGCGCATCGACCTCTACCCTGAGGGCTTTGTCGTCATGGAGATCGACGGACAGGTCGCCGGCTTCATCAACAGCGGCTGCGCCCGGAAAGTGGTCATGTCCGACGAGGCGTTCAAGGAACTCGTCGGCCACGATCCGGACGCGCCTAACGTGGTGATCCTGTCGGTGGTGATCGATCCCGCCATGCAGGGCAGGGGATACGCGAGGCTGATGATGGAGGAATTTGTGGAGCGCATGGCGCGGATGGGCAAGGCGACCATTCATCTCATGTGCAAGGAACGCCACGTGGGTCTCTACGCGAAATTCGGATTCCAATACGACAAACCATCGGCCTCGGATCACGGCGGTATGTCCTGGCATGAAATGGTCAGGCGGTTGGATGCGCCAGCTTTGTCGGCCACGCCCCATGGGGACGGGGCATGA
- a CDS encoding right-handed parallel beta-helix repeat-containing protein encodes MTTIYATCRGDRRFYDGELRDTLTLADAVAAARPGDVVQLLPGAFFPPTRIDPGNRALGEAFPVEIRGFAGSEDAPLTIRGFGPTTAFYGEGKAEIADARLPTADQFAFFKLFDSQWVVFENFDVAGCWPCFLFMEHSRYVTVRNVRVFDGRYVVFARGERSHHILIEGCRWRQDPTGALWRDITWEAVKREDETGYYYYNGGFFGSVDISGSLVFRENTLCTAFNGLRLKASASKGNRLNHNVEITGNRFHRLRDNPVEPERTAVNWYVRGNRIVNAHAWFSMDNVAGGFWYYCGNTGYFNDKPGLPEGDNTGGAVYKYDVEGGMPDRPVLAAFNTYFLRANLIKEGRTRNLRHVDNVVLFCTPADLRGYDPDPPCPFPASCPDPCAPSPLTADPESFGCVPPLAEPGPSFVASSEFLDDPAGDRIVFDGDLTNRPWPAGFAPAGFEADGRVEPALHFRAPFAGDLRLSGPSLPAVPVRLAAGTDWAGDYDWQSPALAVAGAAQPAGAPAPCPPFVFCMPANPAPGYDEAPRPVDLSFEAGRLVVHCSRPLAAGTCQALVRDRRGEVVEVAGRTEGTRLFLTIPGPWRRKAAQVVLPADLTGADGQRVSLWGNDPRVTISSKIHFTTATEGLTV; translated from the coding sequence ATGACCACCATCTACGCCACCTGCCGGGGCGACCGGCGTTTCTACGACGGTGAGCTGCGCGACACCCTGACCCTGGCTGACGCCGTGGCCGCGGCCCGGCCCGGGGATGTGGTGCAGCTGTTGCCCGGAGCTTTTTTTCCGCCCACCCGGATCGACCCGGGCAATCGGGCCCTGGGCGAGGCCTTCCCGGTGGAAATACGGGGCTTTGCCGGCAGCGAGGATGCGCCGCTGACCATCCGGGGCTTTGGACCGACCACGGCTTTTTACGGCGAGGGCAAGGCCGAAATCGCCGACGCCCGGTTGCCCACGGCCGACCAGTTCGCCTTTTTCAAGCTCTTTGACAGCCAGTGGGTGGTGTTCGAGAACTTCGACGTGGCCGGCTGCTGGCCGTGTTTTCTGTTCATGGAACACAGCCGCTACGTTACCGTGCGCAACGTCCGGGTTTTCGACGGCCGCTACGTGGTCTTTGCCCGGGGCGAGCGCAGCCACCACATCCTTATCGAAGGCTGCCGCTGGCGGCAGGACCCCACCGGGGCGCTGTGGCGCGACATCACCTGGGAAGCGGTCAAACGCGAGGACGAGACCGGCTATTACTACTACAACGGCGGCTTTTTCGGCTCGGTGGACATCTCCGGGAGCCTGGTTTTTCGCGAGAACACCCTGTGCACAGCCTTCAACGGCCTGCGTCTCAAGGCCAGCGCCAGCAAGGGCAACCGGCTCAACCACAATGTGGAGATCACCGGCAACCGCTTCCATCGGCTGCGCGACAATCCGGTGGAACCCGAACGCACGGCCGTCAACTGGTATGTCCGGGGAAACCGCATCGTCAATGCCCACGCCTGGTTTTCCATGGACAACGTGGCCGGCGGCTTCTGGTACTACTGCGGCAACACCGGCTATTTCAACGACAAGCCGGGCCTGCCCGAGGGCGACAACACCGGCGGCGCGGTCTACAAGTACGACGTCGAGGGCGGGATGCCGGACCGGCCGGTGCTGGCCGCGTTTAACACCTATTTCCTGCGGGCCAACCTCATCAAGGAAGGCCGCACCAGGAACCTGCGCCATGTCGACAACGTGGTGCTCTTTTGCACCCCGGCCGATCTTCGCGGTTACGATCCCGACCCGCCGTGCCCGTTTCCGGCCTCGTGCCCCGACCCGTGCGCCCCGTCGCCCCTGACCGCCGATCCCGAAAGTTTCGGCTGCGTGCCGCCGCTGGCCGAACCCGGGCCGTCGTTCGTGGCTTCGTCCGAGTTTCTGGACGATCCGGCCGGCGACCGTATCGTCTTTGACGGCGACCTGACCAACCGTCCCTGGCCGGCGGGGTTCGCTCCGGCCGGGTTCGAGGCGGACGGCCGCGTGGAGCCTGCGCTGCATTTTCGCGCCCCCTTTGCCGGCGATCTGCGGCTTTCCGGGCCGTCCCTGCCGGCCGTGCCCGTGCGCCTTGCCGCCGGGACCGACTGGGCCGGGGACTACGACTGGCAAAGCCCGGCCCTGGCCGTGGCCGGCGCGGCCCAGCCGGCCGGCGCGCCGGCCCCGTGTCCGCCTTTTGTCTTCTGTATGCCGGCCAACCCGGCCCCGGGCTATGACGAGGCCCCCCGGCCCGTGGATCTGTCTTTCGAGGCCGGCCGGCTGGTGGTCCACTGTTCCCGGCCCCTGGCCGCCGGGACCTGTCAGGCGCTGGTGCGCGACCGCCGGGGGGAGGTCGTGGAGGTCGCCGGCCGGACCGAGGGCACGCGGCTTTTTCTCACCATCCCGGGACCTTGGCGGCGCAAGGCGGCCCAGGTGGTCCTGCCGGCCGATCTGACGGGCGCGGACGGGCAACGGGTCAGTTTGTGGGGAAATGATCCCCGGGTGACGATTTCATCAAAAATTCACTTTACAACGGCGACGGAAGGCTTAACTGTATGA
- a CDS encoding 2-hydroxyacid dehydrogenase has translation MTKPLPHVVVTRAIPEAGLALLRERATVWVNPEDRPLTRDELLAQAKDADGVIGLLTDRIDAGFFDACPKLRGYANYAVGYDNIDVPEATRRGLPVSNTPDVLTQATAELAFALILATARHIVASDAVLRSGQWSGWGPLQFIGTQLAGKTLGIYGPGRIGLAVARLSRGFDMKIITCGGRKPNPALVAEFGAASLPFEAFLAAADVVSITAPLTDTTRHAFNAAAFARMKPTALLVNTGRGPIIDEAALVVALREGRIAGAGLDVYEFEPRLAEGLAALPNVVITPHIGSATTEAREGMAVLAAQNLIAMLEGTTPPTCLNPEVLARP, from the coding sequence ATGACCAAGCCCCTGCCCCATGTCGTCGTCACCCGGGCCATTCCCGAGGCCGGGCTGGCCCTTTTGCGCGAGCGCGCCACCGTCTGGGTCAACCCCGAGGACCGGCCCTTGACCCGCGACGAACTGCTGGCCCAGGCCAAGGACGCCGACGGCGTCATCGGGCTTTTGACCGACCGCATCGACGCCGGCTTTTTCGACGCCTGCCCCAAGCTTCGGGGCTACGCCAACTACGCCGTGGGCTACGACAACATCGACGTGCCCGAGGCCACCCGCCGGGGCCTGCCCGTGTCCAACACCCCGGACGTGCTGACCCAGGCCACGGCCGAGCTGGCCTTTGCCCTGATCCTGGCCACGGCCCGCCACATCGTGGCCTCGGACGCGGTGCTGCGTTCGGGCCAGTGGTCGGGCTGGGGGCCGCTGCAATTCATCGGCACGCAGCTGGCCGGCAAGACCCTTGGCATTTACGGCCCGGGGCGCATCGGTCTGGCCGTGGCCCGGTTGTCGCGCGGGTTTGACATGAAGATCATCACCTGCGGCGGGCGCAAACCCAACCCGGCGCTGGTGGCCGAATTCGGGGCCGCCTCCCTGCCCTTCGAGGCGTTTCTGGCTGCCGCCGACGTCGTGAGCATCACCGCGCCCCTGACCGACACCACCCGCCACGCCTTCAATGCCGCCGCTTTTGCCCGCATGAAGCCCACCGCCCTCCTGGTCAACACCGGACGCGGCCCCATCATCGACGAGGCCGCCCTGGTCGTGGCCCTGCGGGAAGGCCGCATCGCCGGGGCGGGCCTGGACGTCTACGAATTCGAACCGCGCCTGGCCGAAGGGCTGGCCGCGCTGCCAAACGTCGTCATCACGCCGCATATCGGCTCGGCAACCACGGAAGCCCGCGAGGGCATGGCCGTGCTGGCCGCCCAAAATCTCATCGCCATGCTGGAAGGAACCACGCCGCCCACCTGCCTCAACCCCGAAGTTCTGGCCCGGCCTTGA